From one Microbulbifer sp. A4B17 genomic stretch:
- a CDS encoding CARDB domain-containing protein: protein MQNYEAGWFPNYWQGQGPLTCRRTCAIWVGGVPESEVATDLIDDFESTSVCKVTRDPEIIEKPVNDPLSHWLYGNQFDDKPVCYAGTPYGVKEDDHYMCLCVCNKPDLIVSQIYDPIWNPGTGQSIIVVDITNIGALAAPISQARLLDPDTLANDVQATPAIPAGGTVSIVFTLGYWVFDPDAVLEVTADFTNLVDECNENNNTLTYAEQG from the coding sequence ATGCAAAACTATGAAGCGGGTTGGTTTCCAAATTATTGGCAAGGGCAGGGCCCACTGACGTGTCGTCGGACTTGCGCAATTTGGGTTGGAGGAGTGCCTGAGTCAGAGGTTGCTACCGACTTGATAGACGATTTTGAATCTACCAGTGTTTGTAAGGTAACTCGCGATCCTGAAATAATCGAGAAGCCTGTCAATGACCCATTATCTCACTGGCTCTATGGCAATCAGTTTGACGATAAGCCGGTTTGCTATGCCGGAACCCCTTATGGTGTCAAAGAAGATGATCATTATATGTGTCTGTGTGTATGTAATAAACCTGACCTGATAGTGAGTCAAATCTATGATCCGATCTGGAATCCTGGAACCGGGCAATCCATTATCGTGGTCGATATCACTAATATAGGTGCTCTGGCAGCGCCAATCAGCCAGGCTCGCCTGTTAGACCCTGATACACTAGCCAACGATGTACAGGCGACGCCTGCAATTCCAGCAGGTGGTACTGTAAGTATCGTATTTACTTTGGGCTACTGGGTTTTTGATCCGGATGCGGTTTTAGAGGTAACTGCTGACTTTACCAATCTCGTCGATGAGTGTAACGAAAATAACAATACACTGACTTATGCCGAGCAGGGGTAG
- a CDS encoding NAD(P)-dependent alcohol dehydrogenase has protein sequence MKALTLKTPGGLENISVSDIPAPGAPGPNQIRVAIKASSLNFHDLLVANGSIPTEDGRILMSDGGGIVDAVGDGVTDFQVGDSVVSCFFPQWPAGAPMASVGNFANTPGDGIDGMAAEFVVRDQSAFTLAPKGWSHAQAATITTAGLTAWRALVVDGKVKPGDTILTLGTGGVSITVIQIAKILGAKVIVTSSSDEKLERAKKLGADHGVNYRTHTQWSKKVMELTEGKGADHIIELGGPGTLEQSIHSVRVGGHISLIGVLTGRSGEVPTALLMAKQARLQGLIVGSRRDQREYVTALEANQIQPVIDKTYPMEELAAAFEYQASGSHFGKICVEW, from the coding sequence ATGAAGGCATTGACGCTAAAAACACCAGGCGGACTAGAAAACATTTCGGTTAGCGACATCCCTGCCCCGGGAGCACCCGGCCCAAACCAAATCCGTGTTGCAATTAAAGCCTCCTCCCTCAACTTCCATGATCTTTTGGTTGCTAATGGCAGTATTCCCACAGAAGACGGCCGTATTCTAATGTCTGATGGCGGCGGTATCGTGGATGCAGTTGGTGATGGAGTTACCGATTTTCAGGTTGGCGATTCTGTTGTGTCGTGCTTTTTCCCACAGTGGCCAGCAGGTGCACCTATGGCTTCCGTAGGTAACTTTGCCAATACGCCTGGTGACGGTATCGATGGGATGGCTGCTGAATTTGTTGTGCGCGATCAAAGCGCTTTTACCCTTGCCCCAAAAGGCTGGAGCCACGCTCAGGCGGCAACCATTACTACCGCAGGCCTTACTGCTTGGCGGGCGTTGGTAGTAGACGGCAAGGTAAAGCCTGGCGACACAATATTGACTCTAGGTACTGGCGGAGTATCTATTACGGTAATTCAGATTGCCAAAATACTCGGGGCCAAAGTCATTGTTACTTCTTCTTCCGATGAGAAACTGGAACGCGCTAAAAAATTAGGCGCCGATCATGGCGTCAACTATCGCACCCATACACAGTGGTCAAAAAAGGTTATGGAGCTGACGGAAGGCAAAGGTGCGGACCATATTATTGAGCTCGGTGGCCCCGGTACACTAGAGCAATCGATCCATTCAGTCAGAGTTGGCGGCCATATTTCATTGATTGGTGTTTTAACGGGCCGCTCGGGAGAAGTGCCCACAGCACTGTTGATGGCCAAGCAGGCCCGGTTACAGGGCTTGATCGTTGGAAGCCGTAGGGATCAACGGGAATATGTCACCGCATTGGAAGCCAACCAGATACAGCCAGTGATTGATAAGACTTACCCTATGGAGGAACTGGCTGCGGCATTTGAGTACCAGGCCAGCGGGTCGCACTTTGGCAAGATCTGCGTCGAGTGGTAA
- a CDS encoding GlxA family transcriptional regulator produces MTKKIGFFVADGFQALDLFGPLDAFMETNSFVSEAYTSRLIGLTNAPVKTAYGQALSVDFDIYQETEIDYLVITGGIGMRQLHLSPKQLNALRAIADKAERVLSICTGAFLLTDIFPEQKHRITTHWRHCRQLAEQATNYQVEQDPLFIESGKLWSSAGILSGVDLALEVIRQDYGNTIAASVAKDLVVYLQRRGGQSQYSDLLKVQSSDSMRLNPLLEWLSENYQKSISVSDMAERISVSDRQLTRLFKQHLNSTPGHYLNQLRLNRARDLITCESASLVQVARQVGFASYDSFRRAFYGQFGVSPSYFSRNR; encoded by the coding sequence ATGACCAAGAAGATAGGTTTTTTTGTTGCAGATGGATTCCAGGCGTTAGACCTTTTTGGGCCATTGGATGCCTTTATGGAGACTAATAGTTTCGTTAGTGAAGCCTATACAAGTCGTTTGATAGGTTTAACTAACGCACCAGTTAAAACTGCGTACGGCCAAGCCCTATCCGTGGATTTTGATATTTATCAGGAGACAGAGATTGATTACCTGGTCATTACTGGTGGTATTGGGATGCGGCAGCTGCACTTAAGCCCTAAACAGCTGAATGCGCTGCGTGCAATCGCAGACAAAGCAGAGCGTGTCTTGAGTATCTGTACAGGTGCATTCTTACTAACAGATATATTTCCGGAACAAAAGCACCGTATTACCACTCACTGGCGGCATTGCCGGCAGCTTGCCGAACAGGCAACCAATTATCAGGTTGAGCAGGATCCCCTGTTTATTGAAAGCGGAAAACTGTGGTCTTCAGCGGGAATTCTATCTGGAGTCGACTTGGCCTTGGAAGTGATTCGCCAGGATTATGGCAATACTATTGCGGCCAGCGTGGCTAAAGATCTGGTCGTTTATCTTCAGCGCAGGGGAGGGCAGTCACAGTACTCTGATCTGCTTAAAGTGCAATCCAGCGACAGTATGAGGCTCAATCCTCTATTGGAGTGGCTGTCGGAGAATTACCAGAAATCAATCAGCGTTTCCGATATGGCGGAACGTATTTCTGTCAGCGATCGCCAGTTAACTCGCTTGTTCAAACAACATCTTAATAGCACCCCCGGACATTATCTAAACCAACTCCGTTTAAACCGGGCGCGGGATTTAATCACCTGTGAATCAGCAAGCCTTGTTCAAGTAGCTCGGCAGGTGGGGTTTGCAAGCTATGATAGCTTTCGCCGGGCTTTTTATGGCCAATTTGGTGTGTCCCCCTCATATTTCAGTAGGAATCGTTAA